From the genome of Oncorhynchus clarkii lewisi isolate Uvic-CL-2024 chromosome 11, UVic_Ocla_1.0, whole genome shotgun sequence, one region includes:
- the LOC139420485 gene encoding protein CDV3 homolog, which yields MADVETGGAAPEKSLDDFFAKRDKKKKKEKGGKGKEAPSGPTPIILKKNKKEKEKSGTKNENQDAQPEKEDEEWKEFEAKEVDYSGLRLQALQISDEKEEEEYEEEVGEDGEIILVSGDKMSGPWNKSGAPPPAAAPVEVEEVPESKPSGVYRPPGARLTTTKRGPNQGPPEIFSDTQFPSLMAGSKHVETRRDREMEKTFEVVKHKNRGREEGGSGASLQQLELGNQYAILGDK from the exons ATGGCGGATGTAGAGACTGGTGGTGCTGCGCCGGAGAAGAGCCTAGATGATTTCTTTGCCAAGAGggataaaaaaaagaagaaagaaaagGGAGGCAAGGGAAAGGAAGCCCCATCTGGGCCCACACCAATTATATTGAAAAAGAACAAGAAGGAAAAGGAGAAGTCCGGCACGAAAAATGAAAATCAAGATGCGCAGCCGGAGAAG GAGGACGAGGAGTGGAAGGAGTTTGAGGCAAAGGAGGTGGACTACAGTGGACTCAGACTGCAGGCTCTGCAGATAAG TgatgagaaggaggaagaggagtatgAGGAGGAGGTCGGTGAGGATGGAGAGATCATCCTGGTCAGTGGAGACAAAATGTCTGGACCCTGGAACAAATCTGGTGCCCCGCCCCCAGCCGCTGCCCCTGTTG AGGTGGAAGAGGTGCCTGAGTCCAAGCCTTCTGGGGTGTACCGCCCCCCAGGGGCCCGACTGACTACCACAAAGCGTGGCCCCAACCAGGGGCCCCCTGAGATCTTCAGCGACACACAGTTCCCCTCACTCATGGCCGGCTCCAAACATGTGGAGACACGCAG ggacagagagatggagaagaccTTTGAGGTTGTGAAGCACAAAAACCGTGGCCGAGAGGAGGGCGGCAGTGGCGCTTCCCTGCAGCAGTTGGAGCTTGGTAACCAGTACGCCATCCTGGGGGACAAGTAG